GACTATATGAAATCGGATATGGCAGGCTCGGCCATCGTGGCGGGCGTGCTGTATGCGGCCGCCAAAAACAAGCTGCCGCTCCATGTCATCGGACTGGTGCCCGCCACCGACAACCGCCCCGGCCCCGGCGCCGTGGCCCCCGGCGACATCATCACCATGCACAACGGCCTGACGGTGGAGGTGCTGAACACCGACGCGGAAGGGCGCCTGATACTGGCCGATGCCTTGAGCTTCGCCAAAAAATATGATCCGGAGCTGGTGCTTGACTTCGCCACCCTCACTGGTTCGGCCATGCGCGCTGTGGGCAAAGAGGGTTTGGTGGTGATGGGCACAGCCGGTGAGGAAGTGATGGCCACCCTGAAGCAAGCCGGTGATAACGTGCATGAGCGCACCGTGGAGTTTCCGTTGTGGGATGAATATAAAAAGCAGCTGGAGTCAGATATTGCTGACCTGAAGAACATCGGCGGCACGGATGCGGGCCATATCACGGCGGGCAAGTTTCTGGAGGCCTTCACCAGCTACCCGTGGGTACACTTCGATATAGCGGGCACCGCCTACCTGCACAGCGAAGACAGCTACCGGGGCAAACTGGCCACAGGTTCCGGCGTCCGGCTTATATATAACTACCTCAGCACACTGGCCCGATAACCACATGGACAACAAGAGCAAACCCAAAATAGGCATCAGCATCGGCGACACCAACGGCATCGGGCCGGAGGTGGTGGTCAAAACCCTCGCTGACCAGCGCATCCTCAATTTCTGCACCCCCGTTATATATGCCTCAGCCAGTCTGCTGAAGCACGTTCGGAAAGCCCTGAAGGCGGAGCATTTCCAGTTCCAGGAGGTGGAGTCGGCACAGGGGCTGGCACCGCGCAAAGTCAACCTGGTGCCCTGCTGGGAGAATGAGCTGGAAATCACCCCCGGCCACCCCACCCCGGAGTCGGGCAAAGCCTCACTGGACTCGTTGCTGGCGGCCTGCCGCGACCTGAAAGCCGGGCTGCTGGACGGCCTCGTGACCGCCCCCATCAACAAAGACAACATACAGGCCGATGATTTCCGATTCCCGGGCCACACCGAGTTCCTGACATCCTATTTCGACGCGCCGGAGAGCCTGATGCTGCTGGTGAGCGGCGGGCTGCGCGTGGCCACCGTGACGGGGCATATGCCTGTAAAGGAGGTGTCCGCCAAAATTACGGAGGAACTCCTGATCCGGAAGATGACCATCCTGCTGGACTCGCTGCGCAGGGACTTTGGTATCCTAAAGCCGCGCATTGCCGTGATGGGCCTGAACCCGCACGCCGGAGAGCAGGGGCTGCTGGGGCGCGAGGAGGTGGAGATCATCCGTCCGGCCGTGGTGCATATGAAAGAGCGCGGGCACCTGGTGTTCGGCCCCTACCCGGCCGACGGCTTCTTCGGAATGCGCCAGTTCCAGCAGGTGGACGCGGTGCTGGCCATGTACCACGACCAGGGGCTGATTCCGTTTAAGACGCTGGCTTTCGAGAGCGGCGTGAATTATACCGCCGGGCTGCCCATCGTGCGCACCTCCCCCGACCACGGCACCGCCTACGACATCGCGTCCAAATACATCGCCAGCGAAACCTCTTTCCGGGAAGCGCTGTTTGTTGCCTGTGACGTGGTTAGGAAGCGATTTGAGGCCGAAATGCCTGCTGTTTAAATAAGACAGATAGTTTTATTTATCGGAATTATGTTCTAATTTTGCATCTTGCAAGAAAAAGTCGGTTGTGAAGAAGCTCAGAGACTATGAAATCGGCATTGCCAAACTCAGCAACAAGACGCACTTGTATGAGTTTGACATGAATGACTCCTTCTTCGACCTGTTCGGGAAAGAGATCATCCAGGGCGGAAGCCTCACAGCGCAGGTGGAACTGGACAAGACAGAGTCGCTGCTGACCTTCCGTATTAATATAAAGGGCCGCGTGCGCCTCATTTGCGACCGCAGCCTGGACGAGTTTGACTACCCGATTGACGTGCAGGGCAGTTTCCGCATCAAGTACGGTGAGGAGAACGCAGAACTGGACGACGACTTGTGGCAGATAACGCCGAACACGCAGTCCATCAACGTGGCGCAGCACCTGTACGACTATATAGGGTTGGCCGTGCCGATGAAGAAGCTGCACCCGCGCTTTGTGGAGGAAGACGATGAGGACGATGATCGGGATATCCTGATATACTCTTCGCGCATCAAAAACTCCGAGGACGAAGCGGAAGACGATGAGGACGACGATGAGGTGGACCCGCGCTGGGACGCCCTCCGGAACCTGAATTAGAGACAATCAGAAGTATAAAGCATAAACCAAAGTAAATTATTCTAAAAAATGGCACATCCTAAACGCAAGATTTCCAAGACCAGAAGAGATAAGAGAAGAACTCACCAGAAGCTCTCTGAGAAAGCCATTGCCATTTGCCCTACTACCGACACGCCGCACCTGTTCCACCACGCCTATGTGGTAGAAGGCGACCTGTTCCACAAGGGCAAACTGGCAATCAAGAATTATACAGCTAACGCGCAGTAGCACACCGCCTGCTTTAGCTTTAGTTCTGTATAATCCCAAATACCCCCTTAAATGAGAATTGCTTTAGACGCCATGGGCGGTGATTTTGCACCTGAGGCTGTTGTGAAGGGTGCAATGCTGGCTGCCCAGGAGCTTAAGAATGGTGAAGTCATCCTCCTCCTCGGGAAGGAGGAGGCCCTTCATGCACTGCTCAGCGAGTACGGTTACACAGGCAGCAACATCTCGGTGGTACATGCCCCGCAGGTAATTGAGATGGGCGAGCACCCCACCAAAGCACTCACGCAGAAACCCGACTCCAGCATTGCCCTTGGGTATGGCCTGTTAAAGGCGCAGAAAGCCGA
This window of the Pontibacter russatus genome carries:
- the rpmF gene encoding 50S ribosomal protein L32, whose translation is MAHPKRKISKTRRDKRRTHQKLSEKAIAICPTTDTPHLFHHAYVVEGDLFHKGKLAIKNYTANAQ
- the pdxA gene encoding 4-hydroxythreonine-4-phosphate dehydrogenase PdxA; this translates as MDNKSKPKIGISIGDTNGIGPEVVVKTLADQRILNFCTPVIYASASLLKHVRKALKAEHFQFQEVESAQGLAPRKVNLVPCWENELEITPGHPTPESGKASLDSLLAACRDLKAGLLDGLVTAPINKDNIQADDFRFPGHTEFLTSYFDAPESLMLLVSGGLRVATVTGHMPVKEVSAKITEELLIRKMTILLDSLRRDFGILKPRIAVMGLNPHAGEQGLLGREEVEIIRPAVVHMKERGHLVFGPYPADGFFGMRQFQQVDAVLAMYHDQGLIPFKTLAFESGVNYTAGLPIVRTSPDHGTAYDIASKYIASETSFREALFVACDVVRKRFEAEMPAV
- a CDS encoding YceD family protein, producing MKKLRDYEIGIAKLSNKTHLYEFDMNDSFFDLFGKEIIQGGSLTAQVELDKTESLLTFRINIKGRVRLICDRSLDEFDYPIDVQGSFRIKYGEENAELDDDLWQITPNTQSINVAQHLYDYIGLAVPMKKLHPRFVEEDDEDDDRDILIYSSRIKNSEDEAEDDEDDDEVDPRWDALRNLN